In the genome of Pseudomonas protegens, one region contains:
- a CDS encoding ParA family protein: protein MAKVFAIANQKGGVGKTTTCINLAASLVATKRRVLLIDLDPQGNATMGSGVDKHGLENSVYDLLIGECDLAQAMHFSEHGGYQLLPANRDLTAAEVVLLEMQMKESRLRSALAPIRENYDYILIDCPPSLSMLTLNALVAADGVIIPMQCEYYALEGLSDLVDNIKRIAELLNPELKIEGLLRTMFDPRLSLMNDVSAQLKEHFGDQLYDTVIPRNIRLAEAPSYGMPALAYDKQSRGALAYLALAGEMVRRQRKQSRAAAAQPT, encoded by the coding sequence ATGGCTAAGGTATTCGCGATAGCGAACCAGAAAGGTGGCGTGGGCAAGACCACCACCTGCATCAACCTCGCAGCATCCCTGGTAGCGACCAAGCGCCGGGTGCTGTTGATCGATCTTGATCCACAGGGCAACGCCACCATGGGTAGCGGTGTGGATAAACACGGTTTGGAAAACTCGGTCTATGACCTGCTGATCGGTGAGTGCGACCTGGCCCAGGCCATGCATTTCTCCGAGCACGGCGGTTATCAACTGCTGCCGGCCAACCGCGACCTGACCGCCGCGGAAGTGGTTCTGCTGGAAATGCAGATGAAGGAAAGCCGTCTGCGCAGCGCCCTGGCGCCGATCCGCGAGAACTATGACTACATTCTGATCGACTGCCCGCCGTCGCTGTCGATGCTCACCCTCAACGCGCTGGTGGCCGCCGATGGGGTCATTATCCCCATGCAGTGTGAGTACTACGCGCTGGAAGGCTTGAGCGACCTTGTGGATAACATCAAGCGTATCGCCGAGCTGCTCAATCCGGAGCTGAAGATCGAAGGCTTGCTGCGGACCATGTTCGATCCGCGACTGAGCCTGATGAACGATGTTTCCGCACAGCTCAAGGAACACTTTGGTGATCAGCTGTACGACACCGTGATTCCGCGCAACATCCGTTTGGCCGAGGCGCCGAGCTACGGCATGCCGGCATTGGCGTACGACAAACAATCCCGTGGCGCGCTGGCCTATCTGGCCCTGGCGGGCGAGATGGTTCGCCGGCAACGTAAACAATCCCGCGCCGCAGCCGCCCAGCCAACTTAA
- a CDS encoding ParB/RepB/Spo0J family partition protein, producing MAVKKRGLGRGLDALLSGPTVSALEEQAVQADQRELQHLPLDLIQRGKYQPRRDMDPQALEELANSIRTQGVMQPIVVRPIGGGRFEIIAGERRWRASQQAGQETIPAMVRDVPDETAIAMALIENIQREDLNPIEEAVALQRLQQEFQLTQQQVAEAVGKSRVSVANLLRLIALPEVIKTMLSHGDLEMGHARALLGLPENQQVEGARHVVARGLTVRQTEALVRQWLSGKQEPAEPVKPDPDIARLEQRLAERLGSAVQIRHGKKGKGQLVIGYNSLDELQGVLAHIR from the coding sequence ATGGCCGTCAAGAAAAGAGGTCTCGGACGTGGACTGGATGCACTGCTGAGTGGTCCGACTGTCAGCGCCCTTGAAGAACAAGCGGTGCAGGCTGACCAGCGCGAGTTACAGCACCTGCCCCTGGACCTGATCCAGCGCGGCAAGTATCAGCCGCGCCGGGACATGGATCCTCAAGCGCTGGAAGAACTGGCGAACTCCATCAGGACCCAGGGCGTGATGCAGCCGATCGTGGTGCGCCCCATCGGTGGTGGTCGTTTCGAGATCATTGCCGGCGAACGCCGCTGGCGCGCCAGCCAGCAGGCCGGCCAGGAAACCATCCCGGCCATGGTTCGCGATGTGCCGGATGAAACCGCCATCGCCATGGCATTGATCGAGAACATCCAGCGCGAAGACCTCAATCCCATCGAGGAAGCCGTGGCCCTGCAGCGCCTGCAGCAGGAGTTCCAGCTGACTCAGCAACAGGTCGCCGAAGCGGTGGGCAAGTCCCGTGTCAGCGTGGCCAACCTGCTGCGCCTGATTGCCTTGCCGGAAGTGATCAAGACCATGTTGTCCCACGGCGACCTGGAAATGGGTCATGCCCGTGCCTTGCTCGGATTGCCGGAAAATCAACAGGTTGAAGGGGCGCGACACGTTGTCGCACGAGGCCTCACCGTGCGTCAGACCGAGGCCCTGGTTCGCCAGTGGCTGAGCGGTAAACAGGAGCCTGCTGAACCGGTCAAGCCAGACCCGGATATCGCCCGTCTCGAGCAGCGTCTGGCCGAGCGCCTAGGCTCTGCGGTGCAGATCCGCCACGGAAAGAAGGGCAAGGGACAGCTGGTGATCGGCTACAACTCCCTGGATGAGCTGCAAGGCGTCCTTGCCCACATCCGCTGA
- a CDS encoding F0F1 ATP synthase subunit I has protein sequence METRTPNRLPFHRLAVFPVLLAQLVILLIAALALWQWRGVVAGYSGLCGGLIALLPNVYFAHRAFRFSGARAAQAIVRSFYAGEAGKLILTAVLFALTFAGVKPLAPLAVFGVFVLTQLVSWFAPLLMRTRLSRP, from the coding sequence ATGGAAACCCGCACGCCAAACCGCTTGCCGTTTCATCGCTTGGCGGTTTTCCCGGTTTTATTGGCTCAGTTGGTCATTCTACTGATAGCCGCTCTGGCGCTCTGGCAATGGCGTGGAGTCGTAGCCGGATACTCAGGCCTTTGCGGAGGACTGATAGCCTTGCTACCCAATGTGTATTTCGCTCACAGGGCATTTCGGTTTTCCGGCGCCCGAGCGGCCCAAGCCATCGTCCGGTCTTTTTATGCCGGTGAGGCGGGCAAACTGATTTTGACGGCTGTGCTGTTTGCACTGACGTTCGCAGGTGTGAAGCCATTGGCGCCGCTGGCTGTATTCGGCGTCTTCGTGCTGACCCAACTGGTCAGCTGGTTCGCTCCCCTGCTAATGAGAACAAGACTTTCGAGACCTTAG